From a region of the Geothrix sp. 21YS21S-2 genome:
- a CDS encoding thiamine-monophosphate kinase: MRLSENAILARIRDLFPGGGDLTDDCGKVPPPLPGETLLVTTDLMEDGQHFSRAWHPPRLLGRKLLMVNLSDLDASGAAPTGFTLTLALGRDLEADWVDEFLQGLAGAARDAGVPVLGGDTVGRDRGLGLGITAFGSARRWLRRDTLEAGDGLFADQELGASLRGLHKLQAGQDPLLPDPDVSAHLDPRPRIGLGPRLAAIPEVHACMDISDGLSRDLRTLALASGRSIVLDRALSPDAVTGGEDYARCFSSSLPRAALERILGIPLIPVGTALDGGEGPLLHYDGDTLRPLPDLSFDHFAPRTR, encoded by the coding sequence GTGCGCCTATCGGAAAATGCCATCCTCGCCAGGATCCGGGATCTTTTTCCGGGCGGCGGAGACCTCACGGACGACTGCGGGAAGGTCCCCCCGCCGCTCCCCGGCGAGACCCTCCTGGTCACCACCGACCTCATGGAGGACGGCCAGCACTTCAGCCGCGCGTGGCACCCTCCCCGCCTCCTCGGGCGCAAGCTCCTCATGGTGAACCTCTCCGACCTGGACGCCAGCGGCGCCGCGCCCACCGGCTTCACCCTCACCCTGGCCCTGGGCCGGGACCTGGAGGCGGACTGGGTGGACGAATTCCTCCAGGGCCTGGCCGGGGCCGCCCGGGATGCCGGGGTCCCCGTCCTGGGGGGCGACACCGTCGGCCGGGACCGGGGCCTGGGCCTGGGCATCACCGCCTTCGGCTCCGCCCGGCGCTGGCTTCGCCGCGACACCCTCGAGGCCGGCGACGGCCTCTTCGCGGACCAGGAGCTGGGGGCGAGCCTCCGGGGGCTCCACAAGCTCCAGGCCGGCCAGGACCCGCTCCTGCCCGATCCCGACGTCTCGGCCCACCTGGACCCGCGGCCCCGCATCGGCCTGGGCCCCCGGCTCGCCGCGATTCCCGAGGTCCATGCCTGCATGGACATCTCCGACGGCCTGAGCCGGGATCTCCGCACCCTGGCCCTGGCCTCGGGCCGGTCCATCGTCCTGGACCGCGCCCTGTCGCCCGACGCCGTCACCGGAGGCGAGGACTACGCGCGGTGCTTCTCATCCTCCCTGCCCCGGGCGGCCCTGGAGCGGATCCTGGGGATCCCCCTGATTCCGGTGGGCACCGCGCTGGATGGAGGCGAAGGGCCCCTTCTCCACTATGATGGAGATACGCTCCGGCCCCTGCCGGACCTCAGCTTCGACCACTTCGCCCCAAGGACCCGATGA
- a CDS encoding DUF2062 domain-containing protein, with amino-acid sequence MTDQPSQDAPRPGLWASLKSHILHPEMTSEQIALSFGVGFSLAWNPLLGLHTAIVLLACFLSRRLHRPIMFLACFINNPWTMVPMATASALAGNLLLGRGMNLNLSAIHWHAITWRSFISREGLDGLFAMLKPILLPYLLGGFVLSALAMPVGYFVMLRLARRLRKLHLHMPHLHHPKPPST; translated from the coding sequence ATGACCGACCAGCCCTCGCAGGACGCACCCAGGCCAGGGTTGTGGGCCTCACTCAAGAGTCACATCCTGCATCCGGAGATGACCTCCGAGCAGATCGCCCTCAGCTTCGGCGTGGGCTTCTCCCTGGCGTGGAATCCGCTCCTGGGGCTGCACACGGCCATCGTCCTCCTGGCGTGCTTCCTGTCGCGGCGCCTCCACCGGCCCATCATGTTCCTGGCCTGCTTCATCAACAACCCCTGGACCATGGTCCCCATGGCCACCGCCAGCGCCCTCGCGGGCAACCTCCTCCTGGGCCGCGGGATGAATCTCAACCTCAGCGCCATCCACTGGCACGCGATCACGTGGCGGAGCTTCATCTCCCGGGAGGGGCTGGACGGCCTGTTCGCGATGCTCAAGCCCATCCTGCTGCCCTACCTCCTGGGCGGCTTCGTGCTGAGCGCCCTGGCCATGCCCGTGGGCTACTTCGTGATGCTCCGCCTGGCCCGCCGGCTCCGGAAGCTCCACCTCCACATGCCCCACCTCCATCATCCCAAACCCCCGTCAACGTAG
- a CDS encoding YbaB/EbfC family nucleoid-associated protein — MDMRFLMKQAQAMQTKLQEAQKNLRAEGTAGGAMVKVTLNGSKELVGISVAKEAMDPEDPSMLEDLISAAFKDASAKVDESMGKITGGLTGGLNIPGLGL, encoded by the coding sequence ATGGACATGCGTTTCCTCATGAAGCAGGCCCAGGCCATGCAGACCAAGCTCCAGGAGGCCCAGAAGAACCTGAGGGCCGAAGGCACCGCCGGCGGCGCGATGGTCAAGGTCACCCTCAACGGCTCCAAGGAGCTGGTGGGCATCTCCGTGGCCAAGGAGGCCATGGACCCCGAGGATCCCAGCATGCTGGAGGACCTCATCTCCGCCGCCTTCAAGGACGCCTCCGCCAAGGTGGACGAGTCCATGGGCAAGATCACCGGCGGCCTCACCGGCGGGCTCAACATCCCCGGCCTCGGCCTGTAA
- the recR gene encoding recombination mediator RecR has product MKLPAPLEAVVEALQKLPGVGSKSAQRMALHLLKEGPGAMEHLGDLLRHAATSVGFCTTCGAFTDRPVCSICADPQRDTRTLVVVAEASNVLTFERSGHFHGRYHVLGGLISPLKGVGPDQLKVRELLHRLEDERIQEIVLATNPTLDGEATAAWLARILEPLGLKTTRIGLGLPIGSDLEYADDLTLDRALEGRRPV; this is encoded by the coding sequence ATGAAGCTCCCGGCCCCCCTGGAAGCCGTGGTGGAGGCCCTGCAGAAGCTTCCGGGGGTGGGCTCCAAGTCCGCCCAGCGCATGGCGCTCCACCTCCTCAAGGAAGGCCCCGGGGCCATGGAGCACCTGGGCGACCTGCTGCGCCACGCCGCCACGTCGGTGGGCTTCTGCACCACCTGCGGGGCCTTCACGGACCGCCCCGTGTGCTCCATCTGCGCCGATCCCCAGCGGGACACCCGCACCCTGGTGGTTGTGGCCGAGGCCAGCAACGTGCTCACCTTCGAGCGCAGCGGACATTTCCACGGGCGCTACCACGTCCTCGGCGGGCTCATCTCGCCCCTCAAGGGCGTGGGCCCGGACCAGCTCAAGGTGCGCGAGCTCCTGCACCGCCTCGAGGACGAGCGGATCCAGGAGATCGTCCTGGCCACCAACCCCACCCTGGACGGGGAGGCCACCGCCGCGTGGCTGGCCCGAATCCTTGAGCCCCTGGGCCTGAAGACCACCCGCATCGGCCTGGGCCTGCCCATCGGCAGCGACCTGGAGTACGCCGACGACCTCACCCTGGACCGGGCGCTGGAGGGGCGGAGGCCGGTCTAG
- a CDS encoding IS110 family transposase yields the protein MSKYVGLDVHKETIAVSVAEAHEGEVRYVGEIANTPEAVVKLVRQLRKDGATLSFCYEAGPCGYILYRQLLALRLECQVVAPSLIPRKPGDRVKTDRRDSLTLARLHRAGELTAIWVPDEAQEALRDLTRAREDLKHLQHVAKQRLLAFLLRHGRTYSGKTRWTQAHLRWLETMKFDQPVQQIVFQEYVDTVQAMTRRVAAFDEQIETAGSSSAFSRLIEGYMALRGINRLTATTIVAEIGDLRRFANAPQLMKYLGVVPSEHSSGETRSRGGITKTGNGHVRRVLVEAAWTYRHPARKTPSLQRRAERAPEAVQTIAWAAQKRLCARYRQFEARGKKKVQTCTAIARELTGFLWAIGQALPPPTPKP from the coding sequence GTGAGCAAGTACGTCGGGCTGGATGTCCACAAGGAGACGATTGCGGTCTCGGTGGCTGAAGCCCACGAAGGGGAAGTTCGGTACGTGGGTGAGATCGCCAATACACCGGAGGCCGTGGTGAAACTTGTGAGGCAACTCCGGAAGGATGGCGCGACGCTTTCGTTCTGCTACGAAGCGGGCCCCTGCGGTTACATCCTTTATCGGCAACTACTCGCTTTACGGCTGGAGTGCCAGGTTGTGGCGCCGTCCCTCATTCCCAGGAAACCTGGGGACCGGGTCAAAACCGACCGCCGCGATAGTCTGACCTTGGCCAGGCTCCACCGGGCCGGGGAACTAACGGCAATATGGGTGCCCGACGAAGCCCAGGAGGCCCTGCGGGATCTGACCCGGGCTCGGGAGGACCTGAAGCATTTGCAGCACGTCGCCAAGCAGCGACTGTTGGCCTTCCTGCTGCGGCACGGGCGGACCTATTCCGGAAAAACCCGGTGGACCCAGGCCCATCTCCGCTGGCTGGAAACCATGAAGTTCGACCAGCCGGTCCAACAAATCGTCTTTCAGGAATATGTCGATACGGTCCAGGCCATGACCAGACGGGTTGCGGCCTTCGACGAGCAGATCGAAACCGCCGGATCGAGTTCGGCCTTCTCCAGGCTGATCGAAGGCTACATGGCCCTGCGCGGGATCAACCGCCTCACTGCGACCACGATCGTGGCTGAGATCGGCGATTTGAGGCGATTCGCCAATGCACCCCAGTTGATGAAGTATCTGGGGGTGGTTCCCAGCGAGCATTCCAGTGGCGAGACCCGGTCCCGCGGGGGGATCACCAAGACCGGCAATGGCCATGTGCGCAGGGTCCTGGTGGAGGCAGCATGGACCTACCGGCATCCCGCGAGGAAAACCCCGAGCCTGCAAAGACGGGCCGAACGTGCTCCAGAAGCAGTGCAGACCATCGCCTGGGCTGCACAGAAGCGCCTTTGCGCACGCTACCGGCAGTTCGAGGCCAGGGGCAAGAAGAAGGTCCAGACCTGCACGGCCATCGCCCGCGAGCTGACCGGCTTCCTCTGGGCCATTGGCCAGGCCCTGCCACCGCCTACCCCCAAGCCTT